From the Mangifera indica cultivar Alphonso chromosome 10, CATAS_Mindica_2.1, whole genome shotgun sequence genome, one window contains:
- the LOC123226941 gene encoding ATPase WRNIP1, with protein MEQLLSMGFPSELAAEALAATGGKSILKATEWILSRRPSTTATDPLPNNPSPSQPKLDRFFAKPTPTPTTTTAATDPLPNNFSPPHPKLDRFFAKPTPTATTTTAATSSAPALKRAKICEPHVPLSERMRPRTLHEVVGQDHLLSPTSVLGSAVDTNRLPSIILWGPPGTGKTSIAKAIVGSVVSSYRLVCLSAITCGVKDVREVVEEARRVKMKNNKMTVLFVDEVHRFNKSQQDSFLPVIEDGSIVFIGATTENPSFHLITPLLSRCRVLTLNTLKPPHVQILLRRAVEDVDRGVGKSVGVRVEVKDGVIEYLSSNCDGDARVALNALEISATRAAARVSIKHLKSSEEEQETNWVSSEENVVSSVVAIVTLEDAREAFQCKHLAYDRAGEEHYNLISALHKSMRGSDANAAVYWLARMLEGGEQPLYIARRLIRFASEDVGLADPLALNQAVSCYQACHFLGMPECNVILAQCVAYLALAPKSIAVYRAIEAAQKVIRESVGQNEGVPLHLRNAPTKLMKEVGYGKGYIYTPDNPSATQTFLPPSLQGYKFLDWPTSNTINK; from the coding sequence ATGGAGCAATTGTTAAGCATGGGCTTCCCCAGCGAGTTAGCTGCCGAAGCACTTGCCGCCACCGGCGGTAAATCCATTCTAAAGGCCACCGAATGGATCCTCTCCCGTCGTCCATCCACCACTGCCACCGACCCTCTGCCCAACAACCCTTCTCCCTCCCAACCAAAACTCGACCGTTTCTTCGCCAAGCCCACCCCAACCCCCACTACCACCACCGCTGCCACCGACCCTCTGCCCAACAACTTTTCTCCTCCCCACCCAAAACTCGACCGTTTCTTTGCAAAACCCACCCCAACCGCCACTACCACCACCGCTGCCACCTCATCCGCCCCCGCTTTGAAGCGTGCCAAGATATGTGAGCCTCACGTTCCCCTCTCGGAGCGCATGAGACCCCGTACGCTTCACGAGGTCGTAGGCCAGGACCACCTCTTGTCACCCACTTCTGTCCTCGGCTCAGCCGTGGACACCAACCGACTCCCCTCCATCATCCTGTGGGGCCCTCCGGGAACGGGTAAGACTTCGATTGCGAAAGCCATTGTAGGTTCTGTTGTGTCTTCCTATCGTTTAGTGTGTTTGTCTGCGATTACTTGTGGGGTGAAGGATGTTAGGGAGGTTGTGGAAGAAGCCAGGAgggtgaaaatgaaaaataataagatgACTGTTTTGTTTGTTGATGAAGTTCATAGATTTAATAAGTCGCAGCAAGATTCATTTTTGCCTGTGATTGAGGATGGGAGTATTGTGTTCATTGGTGCCACCACTGAGAACCCTTCGTTTCATTTGATTACACCATTGTTGTCTCGGTGTCGAGTTCTCACTCTTAACACATTGAAACCTCCACACGTGCAGATACTTTTGAGGCGAGCAGTGGAGGATGTCGATCGTGGAGTGGGAAAGAGTGTTGGAGTGAGAGTTGAGGTGAAGGATGGTGTTATTGAGTACTTGTCATCTAATTGTGATGGTGATGCTCGTGTGGCGTTGAATGCCTTAGAGATTTCTGCTACTAGGGCTGCGGCTAGAGTGTCTATTAAGCATTTGAAGTCTTCAGAGGAAGAGCAAGAGACGAATTGGGTGTCGAGTGAAGAAAATGTGGTTAGTTCTGTTGTGGCAATTGTCACTTTGGAGGATGCAAGGGAGGCATTTCAGTGTAAGCATCTTGCTTATGATAGAGCAGGGGAAGAACATTATAATTTGATCAGTGCATTACATAAGTCTATGAGGGGAAGTGATGCTAATGCAGCTGTCTATTGGTTGGCAAGAATGTTGGAAGGAGGCGAACAACCACTTTACATTGCCAGGCGGTTGATAAGGTTTGCAAGTGAAGATGTTGGATTGGCTGATCCATTGGCTCTTAATCAAGCTGTGTCCTGCTATCAAGCTTGTCATTTTTTGGGTATGCCTGAATGCAATGTAATTCTGGCACAATGTGTGGCATACTTGGCTTTGGCTCCTAAATCCATAGCTGTTTATCGAGCAATAGAGGCTGCACAGAAAGTTATTAGAGAATCGGTGGGACAGAATGAAGGAGTGCCACTTCATCTGAGGAATGCACCGACAAAACTAATGAAGGAAGTTGGATATGGGAAGGGCTATATATACACTCCTGACAATCCCTCAGCAACACAAACCTTTCTACCACCCTCCCTTCAGGGGTACAAGTTCCTGGATTGGCCAACTAGTAATACCATTAACAAATAA